The following are encoded together in the Macadamia integrifolia cultivar HAES 741 chromosome 10, SCU_Mint_v3, whole genome shotgun sequence genome:
- the LOC122092176 gene encoding uncharacterized protein LOC122092176 — MRNVNKACLSKLAWKIKYEDSIMSDFFRVRFVNADGSLKLSYKSSSIFPRLKKVWQFESDFKRWSVGDGKSINFWLDRRVEEKSHADGSSLDLNLFKGTNLKVADFILDHRWCFPPVTSSYLNESFGKASQIHVSGSVDVCHWTLSPSRAFSISSA; from the coding sequence ATGCGTAATGTTAATAAAGCTTGCTTAAGCAAGCTTGCCTGGAAAATCAAGTATGAAGATTCCATCATGAGTGACTTCTTCAGGGTTAGATTCGTTAATGCTGATGGCTCTCTAAAACTTAGCTACAAGTCTTCCTCAATCTTTCCCAGGTTGAAGAAGGTTTGGCAGTTTGAATCTGATTTTAAAAGGTGGTCAGTTGGAGATGGAAAAAGTATTAATTTCTGGCTTGATAGGAGGGTGGAAGAAAAATCTCATGCTGATGGATCCAGTTTGGACTTGAACCTGTTCAAAGGAACTAATCTAAAGGTGGCGGATTTCATCCTTGATCACAGGTGGTGCTTCCCTCCAGTTACTTCCTCTTATCTTAATGAATCATTTGGTAAGGCTTCTCAGATTCATGTTTCTGGCTCAGTAGATGTGTGCCATTGGACCCTATCTCCATCAAGGGCTTTCTCTATTTCCTCAGCATAG
- the LOC122092177 gene encoding disease resistance protein RPV1-like, producing MEHHHQASSSSSSSGSSYEVFLNFNGIDVRTSFADCLYNSLVYAGIRTFRDEDELHKGNKMGSELLAAIQESRISIPIFSKNYASSKWCLNELIEISDCRRTMDQIVLPIFYKVEPREVRNQTGGYGKAFEDHQMCFDETTVQKWKKAMREVGELDGWDTKTNPYEGKLIRDVIKTVWSTLNKRPLIVSENLVGINFHIKEMLMLIDIKSDNRKIVGIHGLGGIGKTTIARAIYNAVFQHFEGYSFIENIQENTKKYGLPHLQNQLIFDISKQENQNITSVDNGINVIRQRLFNRKVLIVLDDVDQDIQAESLVGDREWFGIGSKIIITSRNKDILIARKVDGIYEPNVMDSDDSLKLFCHHAFGRDQPLEDYLDLSKAIVKTSGGLPLALRVIGSSLFSKRKFVWEGMLKKLQKIPNNDVMKRLKISYDGLEDVEQQMFLDTACFFIGMNKAIACHIWEGCDFSPEVGLDVLCVNSLITISEDGKLRMHDLLRDLGREIVRQENIDEPGKRTRIWFQEEVLAALNTRAGTSNVKGLSIAFRHISRSQCLMSEGFAAMTRLRLLQVDYAQTSGIMTNSFSELRWLSWRGCPDRYALTNFCPQKLVVLDLSHSKITKNWTGWNCIKMAVNLKVLNLTSCHRLSSTPDVSENRLLEVLLLKDCKNLEQIDTSICFLTNLVILDMSGCEGLIELPEKLDLVIKLTTLDLSCCVKLESIPTLPKHLEVLILNGCGNLVGINTSIGCLRNLVTLDLRGFWRLVDLPSEICQLTSLERLDLGRCGNLKKLPEKFGRLISLTTLVFKNCTSLVDLPSEISQLTSLKELNFERCGNLKKLPEKLGHMISLTTLDLQECKSLNKLPDKLGCMTSLTTLDIRGCGKLESLPILPSSLKYVDASYCALLGSLPMLSSLKNLENLFLRGCKKLLHISGLPSSLASLNVSHCSSIQYISGCLSSLSSLDATYCVSMVKLSSSSSGGLRNLKTLCIDNCTSLEELEGAHEKLDCLQLLSTNWCTSLRKLPNLRGSKNLMALNLYRNDAISEFEGEGMDSLEVLEIESCQSLRKIPNLRDSKRLRRLEIKDCPELFEIEGLEDFEYLETLSISEAASLKALPEISNLKNLIYFRISRCDSMERLPNLSNLKELWHLVIEYCKKLTEIIGLDRLESLLELKIYGCIAIERLPDLSKLHKLKYLKIEGCKNLNEIHGVDRLEFLWKLDISGCESLKRLPDLSNLQELNGLKIEGCKNLTKIHGIEGLEFLEDLDISGCESLERLPDLSNLNKLQILRIEWYGNLTEIPTLGKFKSLRRLEIGCRGIERLPDLFQNFKKLNGLKIEGCKNLAEIHGVEGLEFLEDLDISGCEFLERLPDLSNLRSLKDLKIEGCKNLIEIHGVNILEFLRNLDVSGCESLERLPDLSNLKNLEQLKANDCKKLTEIQADTGLESLKLLDIRGCTSLEKLPDLTKSRRLWQLNGVVCYWWVHKITTKFVKPQELLTDGGYTKLQPDLSNL from the exons ATGGAACATCATCATCaggcttcttcttcatcatcctcttctgGTTCGAGTTATGAAGTGTTCTTGAACTTTAATGGTATAGATGTTCGCACTAGTTTCGCAGATTGCCTCTACAATTCTTTGGTTTATGCTGGAATTCGAACTTTCAGGGACGAGGATGAACTCCACAAGGGAAACAAGATGGGCTCAGAGCTACTAGCTGCAATCCAGGAATCGAGAATCTCCATTCCAATATTTTCGAAAAATTATGCTTCAAGCAAATGGTGTCTCAATGAGCTAATTGAGATATCTGACTGCCGAAGAACAATGGATCAGATCGTCTTGCCTATTTTCTACAAAGTTGAACCAAGAGAAGTGCGAAACCAGACTGGGGGATATGGGAAGGCCTTTGAAGATCATCAGATGTGCTTCGATGAGACCACGGTGCAAAAGTGGAAGAAAGCTATGAGAGAGGTTGGGGAATTGGATGGATGGGATACAAAGACTAACCC GTATGAAGGGAAGTTAATAAGAGATGTCATTAAAACCGTTTGGAGTACATTGAACAAAAGACCCTTGATTGTTTCTGAAAATCTAGTTGGAATCAATTTTCATATAAAAGAAATGTTGATGCTAATAGATATTAAATCTGACAACAGGAAGATTGTTGGGATCCATGGCCTCGGTGGCATTGGAAAGACAACAATTGCTAGAGCAATTTACAATGCAGTCTTTCAGCACTTTGAAGGATATAGCTTTATTGAAAATATTCaagaaaatactaaaaaataTGGGCTCCCCCATCTGCAAAACCAACTTATCTTTGATATCTCGAAACAAGAAAATCAGAATATTACTAGTGTCGATAATGGAATTAATGTGATCCGACAAAGATTGTTCAACAGAAAAGTTCTTattgttcttgatgatgtggatcaAGATATTCAAGCAGAGTCTTTAGTTGGGGACCGTGAATGGTTTGGTATCGGAAGCAAGATCATTATTACAAGTAGAAATAAGGATATTTTGATTGCTCGAAAAGTAGATGGGATTTATGAGCCAAATGTAATGGATTCAGACGATTCTCTTAAACTTTTTTGCCATCATGCATTTGGAAGGGACCAACCTCTAGAAGATTATTTGGATCTCTCAAAAGCCATAGTAAAAACTTCTGGAGGACTTCCGTTGGCTCTTCGAGTCATAGGATCATCTTtattctcaaagagaaaatttgTATGGGAAGGCATGTTAAAAAAGTTACAAAAAATTCCCAATAATGATGTTATGAAAAGGTTGAAAATAAGTTACGATGGATTAGAAGATGTGGAGCAACAAATGTTTCTTGATACTGCTTGTTTTTTCATTGGAATGAATAAAGCTATTGCATGTCATATATGGGAAGGGTGTGATTTTTCTCCTGAAGTAGGACTTGATGTTCTTTGTGTAAATTCTTTGATAACAATTAGTGAAGATGGTAAGTTAAGGATGCATGATCTTCTTCGGGATCTTGGAAGGGAAATTGTTCGTCAAGAGAACATAGATGAGCCAGGGAAGCGTACTCGAATATGGTTTCAAGAGGAAGTCTTGGCTGCATTAAATACACGGGCG GGAACAAGTAATGTTAAAGGACTCAGTATTGCCTTTAGACATATATCAAGGAGCCAATGTTTGATGAGTGAGGGATTTGCTGCAATGACAAGGCTAAGATTACTCCAAGTCGATTATGCACAAACTTCTGGGATCATGACCAATTCTTTTTCAGAACTAAGATGGCTTAGTTGGAGAGGATGCCCTGACCGATATGCACTAACCAATTTTTGTCCCCAGAAACTGGTTGTTCTTGATCTTTCACATAGTAAGATCACAAAAAACTGGACGGGTTGGAACTGTATCAAG ATGGCAGTAAATCTAAAAGTTCTAAATCTCACATCTTGTCATCGACTATCTAGTACTCCTGATGTTTCAGAAAATCGACTCTTGGAGGTATTGCTTCTTAAAGACTGTAAAAATTTGGAGCAAATTGATACATCCATTTGTTTTCTCACGAATTTAGTCATTTTGGATATGAGTGGGTGTGAAGGTCTAATTGAACTTCCTGAGAAATTGGACCTCGTGATTAAATTGACAACACTTGATTTAAGTTGCTGTGTTAAACTTGAATCTATTCCAACTCTTCCCAAACACTTGGAGGTATTGATTCTTAATGGATGTGGAAATTTGGTTGGGATCAACACATCCATTGGTTGTCTCAGAAACTTAGTCACATTAGATTTGAGGGGCTTCTGGAGACTAGTGGATCTCCCAAGTGAAATATGTCAATTGACTTCTCTTGAAAGACTTGACTTAGGACGATGTGGAAATCTAAAGAAGCTACCAGAGAAATTTGGCCGCCTAATCTCCTTGACAacacttgttttcaaaaattgcaCAAGTCTAGTGGATCTCCCAAGTGAGATTTCTCAGTTGACTTCTCTCAAAGAACTCAATTTTGAAAGATGTGGAAATCTAAAGAAGTTGCCAGAGAAATTGGGCCATATGATCTCCTTGACAACACTTGATTTACAGGAATGCAAGAGTCTAAATAAGCTTCCAGATAAATTGGGCTGCATGACCTCCTTGACAACACTTGATATAAGAGGTTGTGGTAAACTTGAATCTCTTCCAATTCTTCCTTCTAGTCTAAAATATGTTGATGCTTCTTACTGTGCATTGTTGGGATCACTCCCAATGCTTTCAAGCCTGAAAAATCTAGAGAATTTGTTCCTTCGAGGATGCAAGAAGCTTTTACACATCTCAGGTCTTCCCTCAAGTCTGGCCAGCCTTAATGTTAGTCATTGCTCTTCAATTCAATACATCTCAGGTTGTCTCTCAAGTTTGAGTAGCCTAGATGCTACCTATTGTGTGTCAATGGTAAAACTATCAAGTTCATCATCAGGAGGCTTGAGAAATTTAAAGACATTATGCATTGATAATTGCACCAGCCTAGAAGAACTTGAAGGTGCTCATGAGAAATTGGACTGTCTGCAGCTCTTATCCACCAACTGGTGCACATCATTAAGAAAATTACCAAATCTCAGGGGATCAAAAAATCTAATGGCTTTAAATCTCTATCGGAACGATGCAATATCCGAATTTGAAGGTGAAGGGATGGACTCTCTAGAGGTGTTAGAGATAGAGTCTTGTCAGTCATTAAGAAAAATACCAAATCTGAGAGATTCGAAAAGGCTGAGGAGACTAGAAATCAAAGACTGTCCGGAATTATTTGAGATTGAGGGTCTTGAGGATTTTGAATACTTAGAAACATTATCAATTAGTGAGGCTGCATCATTAAAAGCATTACCAGAAATTTCAAACCTGAAGAACCTGATTTATTTTAGAATCAGTCGATGCGACTCGATGGAAAGATTACCTAATCTTTCAAACTTAAAAGAGCTATGGCATTTAGTGATTGAGTATTGCAAGAAGTTAACAGAAATTATAGGCCTTGATAGATTGGAGTCATTGCTAGAATTGAAAATTTATGGATGCATAGCCATTGAAAGATTACCAGATCtgtcaaaattacataaattgAAGTATCTAAAGATTGAAGGCTGCAAGAATCTAAACGAGATTCATGGTGTTGACAGATTAGAATTCTTATGGAAATTGGATATTAGTGGCTGCGAGTCCTTGAAGAGATTACCAGATCTATCGAACTTACAAGAATTGAATGGTCTAAAAATTGAAGGCTGCAAGAATCTAACCAAGATTCATGGTATTGAAGGATTGGAGTTCTTGGAGGATTTGGATATTAGTGGCTGTGAGTCATTGGAAAGATTACCTGATCTATCAAACTTAAACAAGTTGCAGATATTAAGGATTGAGTGGTATGGTAACTTGACTGAAATTCCAACACTTGGCAAATTTAAGTCATTGCGTAGATTGGAAATAGGTTGCAGAGGCATTGAAAGATTACCAGATCTGTTTCAAAACTTCAAGAAGTTGAATGGTCTAAAGATTGAAGGCTGCAAGAATTTAGCTGAGATTCATGGTGTTGAAGGATTGGAATTCTTAGAGGATTTGGATATTAGCGGCTGCGAGTTCTTGGAAAGATTACCTGATTTGTCAAACTTACGAAGCTTGAAGGATCTAAAGATTGAAGGCTGCAAGAATCTAATCGAGATTCATGGTGTTAACATATTGGAATTCTTACGGAATTTGGATGTTAGTGGCTGCGAGTCCTTGGAAAGATTACCAGATCtatcaaacttaaaaaatttaGAGCAGCTAAAAGCTAATGATTGCAAGAAGCTAACTGAGATTCAAGCTGATACTGGATTGGAATCTTTGAAACTCCTGGATATTAGGGGGTGCACATCCTTAGAAAAATTGCCAGATCTGACAAAGTCAAGGAGATTATGGCAACTAAATGGTGTGGTCTGCTACTGGTGGGTTCACAAAATTACTACCAAATTTGTCAAACCTCAAGAACTTTTGACTGATGGCGGGTACACAAAATTGCAACCAGATTTGTCAAACCTGTAG